Genomic segment of Nocardiopsis mwathae:
GGGGTCGTGGGTGACCATGACCACGGTCTGGCCGAGTTCGCGCACCGAGTCGCGCAGGAAGCCGAGGACCTCGGCCCCGGAGCGGGAGTCCAGGTTGCCGGTGGGTTCGTCGCCGAAGACGATCGCGGGCCGGGAGGCCAGGGCGCGGGCGACGGCGACGCGCTGCTGCTGCCCGCCGGACAGCTGTGCGGGCCGGTGGTCGAGGCGGTCGGCGAGGCCGACCATGGCGACCACGCGGTCCAGCCAGTCCCGGTCCGGGCGGCGTCCGGCGATGGTCAGCGGCAGCGTGATGTTCTCCAGCGCGGTCAGCGTCGGCAGCAGGTTGAACGCCTGGAAGATGAACCCGATCCGGTCGCGCCGCAGCGCCGTGAGCTTCCGGTCGTCGAGCGTGCTCAGTTCGGTCGTGCCGACCCGCACGGAGCCGGAACTGGGCGAGTCCAACCCGGCGGCGCAGTGCATCAGGGTGGATTTGCCGGAGCCTGAGGGGCCCATGATCGCGGTGAACTCGCCCTCCCGGAAGGCGATGCCGACCCGGTCCAGGGCGACGACGCGGTTGTCGCCACTGCCGTAGACCTTCGACAGGTCGGTGGTGGCGGCCGCGATCCTGTCCATGGGGTGCGGTGTGTGCGGGGCACGGGGCTCGGTGGTCACAGTGAGGTGCCCCGAGGTTTCCGGACAGGGACCCAATAAGATGGTCCCGTAAGGAAACGAGGGGAAGAATTGAGCAGGGCAAGCAAGTACTCGCCGGAGTTCCGCGAGGAAGCAGTACGAATCGCGATCGAGTCCGGGCGTCCGATCGCGCATGTCGCCAAGGAACTCGGTGTCAACTCCGAAACCCTGCGCACGTGGGTCAAACGCCATCAAGAGAGCCGCGCCCCCGAAGAACCCGGACTCGACCTGAGCGAGCGCGCCCGCCTCCGGGAACTCGAACGGATCAACCGCGAACAGGCCAAAGAAATCGAGTTTCTAAAAAAAGCGGCCGCGTACTTCGCGAAGGATCGTCCGTAAGCGACAAATACGAGTTCATCGAGACCATGCGTTTCGATGACACCGCGAAGTACGCCTTCACCGTCGACTTCATGTGCTCCCGCCTCGACGTGTCCCGATCGGGGTACTACGAATGGCGAGCCCGACCGGAATCAGCAACCCATCAGCGGCGAGAACACCTGAAACTCCTCATCGAAAAGGCCTTCGACGACTCCGAGGGAACCTACGGCCACCGGCGGGTGCATGCCCAGCTCCAGCGCTGGGATGTGCAGGCCGGCCCCGAGCTGGTGCGCCTGCTCATGCGACAGATGGGCCTGGAGCCCTGCCAACCGCGCCCTGCCCGCGGGTGCCTGACCGACCCCGACGGCACCGCCGACATCCCCGACCTGGTCCAGCGCGACTTCACCGCCCCGGCGCCCGGTATGAAACTCGTCGGTGATGTCACTTACATTCCTACGTGGGAAGGGTGGCTGTACCTGGCGACCGTGATCGACTGCTGCACCAAGGAAGTCATCGGATACGCGATGGGCGACCACTACCGCACCCCGCTCATCATCCAAGCGCTGAAGAACGCTCAGCGAAACGGAAAGGTATCCGCAGGCGCAATCTTCCACTCTGATCGTGGCAGCAACTACACTTCACGGGGTTTCGGCGAATTCCTCGCCGAACACGGATTCCAGCGCTCGGTCGGCCGAACCGGGATCTGCTACGACAATGCCCTGGCCGAGTCGTTCTTCGGTGCGCTGAAGAACGAGCGGGTGAACCGCATGGTGTATCCCACTCGTGAAGGCGCCCGGCGCGACATCACTTGCTATATCGAGCACTGGTACAATCATAGGCGCCTGCACTCCGCACTGGGATACAACACGCCCGCGGAGGTATACGCAGCCCATCAGGAGATGCGATTGGCCGCGTGAAATAGCCGGTTCAACCCTGTCCGGCAACAGCGGGACCCCTCACAGGGACACTCCTCTTCGGTGCGCAACGGTGCACTTCGAAGGGTGTCCGGGGGACGTATCGGGGCCCGTGCCGCCGTGTATCGGCGTCCGCGCCGCTTCGTATCGGTTCTGTAGGGGCGCGGGCCGGGCGGTTCCCGGGAGAAAAGGGCCGGGGTCAGTCCGGCAGGCGCAGGGTGGCGACGGCGCCGCCGTCCGGGGCGTTGCCGAAGTGCAGCTCGGCGCCGAGGAGCCGGGCCTGGCCCAGGGCGATGGTCAGGCCCAGTCCGTGGCCGGAGCCGCGTTCCGCCGCGCCGGTGTGGAAGCGCTGGGGGCCGTGGCGCAGCAGGTCCGCGGGGAAGCCGGGGCCGTGGTCGCGCACGATGACCGTGTGCCCCTCGACG
This window contains:
- a CDS encoding ABC transporter ATP-binding protein; the protein is MDRIAAATTDLSKVYGSGDNRVVALDRVGIAFREGEFTAIMGPSGSGKSTLMHCAAGLDSPSSGSVRVGTTELSTLDDRKLTALRRDRIGFIFQAFNLLPTLTALENITLPLTIAGRRPDRDWLDRVVAMVGLADRLDHRPAQLSGGQQQRVAVARALASRPAIVFGDEPTGNLDSRSGAEVLGFLRDSVRELGQTVVMVTHDPVAAGYADRVVFLADGRLVDEVAHPTPDRVPDLMRRLSEGNPQPPALHTHSRTR
- a CDS encoding IS3 family transposase (programmed frameshift) encodes the protein MSRASKYSPEFREEAVRIAIESGRPIAHVAKELGVNSETLRTWVKRHQESRAPEEPGLDLSERARLRELERINREQAKEIEFPKKSGRVLREGSSVSDKYEFIETMRFDDTAKYAFTVDFMCSRLDVSRSGYYEWRARPESATHQRREHLKLLIEKAFDDSEGTYGHRRVHAQLQRWDVQAGPELVRLLMRQMGLEPCQPRPARGCLTDPDGTADIPDLVQRDFTAPAPGMKLVGDVTYIPTWEGWLYLATVIDCCTKEVIGYAMGDHYRTPLIIQALKNAQRNGKVSAGAIFHSDRGSNYTSRGFGEFLAEHGFQRSVGRTGICYDNALAESFFGALKNERVNRMVYPTREGARRDITCYIEHWYNHRRLHSALGYNTPAEVYAAHQEMRLAA